The following are from one region of the Acanthopagrus latus isolate v.2019 chromosome 2, fAcaLat1.1, whole genome shotgun sequence genome:
- the LOC119030030 gene encoding extracellular calcium-sensing receptor-like isoform X4, with translation MDISVLLISLILSLHLCALNTALALNNIEKDLKQSAGFTEEKTGAGVSSEAPSVKCKLQGTTRLPVFSMDGDYVIGGVFSIHTYKHTVMHNYTTIPEPQRCTGRIDSRKLRFSRTMVFTIEEINNSKELLPGIKLGYQIHDSCGSVPLSMQVTFQLSNGLDRVIYTSSNCSHSGMVMAIVGESSSTRSISMSHVIGPFKIPQVSHFATCACLSDKQRYPSFFRTIPSDQFQAEALAKLVKHFGWTWIGAVRSYSDYGNNGMAYFLDAAHKEGICVEYSESFYRTHPRSRIQRVADVIRRSTAVVIVAFATSTEMRILFEELSLKPSPPRQWIGSESWVTNQQMLKYSFCAGAIGFGTEKSVIPGLREFLLDLSPAKVAASPLLTEFWEDAFSCRLGKNVAIDGSVYDGTEDIQMLQSPYTDTSQLRITNMVYKAVYAIAHAIHNEVCHDTNSTTQCDKFTRIESKQVLTQLKEVNFSRNSYDVSFDANGDPVARYELVNWQKSESGSIEMVTVGHYDASLPEGQEFSINRNLTWYEGGTQVPVSVCSDSCPPGTRKVLQKGKPICCYDCIPCPEDQISNATDSPDCFPCPKEFWPNEDRDTCFPKPVEFLSFDEVLGIILAAFSVGGACLAIITAALFFRHRTSPIVRANNSELSFLLLFSLTLCFLCSLTFIGAPSDWSCRLRHTAFGITFVLCISCVLGKTIVVLMAFKATLPELTPVNCVSHTQWSLPLRRLTTAQSCCQASNSVIRFMTHVDQCPCRYM, from the exons ATGGACATCTCAGTTCTCTTAATTAGCCTGATCCTGtctctgcatttgtgtgcattGAACACAGCCCTTGCTTTGAATAACATAGAAAAAGATCTGAAACAAAGCGCTGGGTTTACAGAGGAAAAGACTGGTGCTGGGGTCAGCAGTGAGGCCCcatctgtgaaatgtaaacTCCAGGGTACCACTCGTCTACCTGTATTCTCAATGGATGGTGACTACGTTATTGGGGGTGTTTTCTCCATAcacacctacaaacacacagtgatgcatAACTACACAACCATTCCTGAGCCACAAAGGTGCACAGGGAG AATTGACTCCCGTAAACTGCGCTTCTCACGCACAATGGTCTTCACCATCGAGGAAATTAACAACAGCAAAGAGCTGCTGCCAGGCATCAAACTCGGTTATCAGATCCATGATTCATGTGGATCAGTGCCCCTGTCGATGCAAGTGACATTCCAGCTTTCAAATGGCCTTGACCGGGTGATTTACACAAGCAGCAATTGCTCGCATTCTGGTATGGTGATGGCTATTGTTGGTGAGTCCTCATCCACCCGATCCATCAGTATGTCGCACGTCATCGGGCCATTTAAAATTCCTCaa gtGAGCCACTTTGCCACTTGTGCATGCCTGTCTGATAAGCAGCGGTACCCAAGTTTCTTCAGAACGATCCCTAGTGACCAATTTCAGGCAGAAGCACTGGCCAAGCTGGTGAAACACTTTGGCTGGACTTGGATAGGTGCTGTCCGCTCATATTCAGACTATGGCAATAATGGCATGGCATATTTCCTGGACGCGGCACACAAGGAGGGGATCTGTGTGGAATACTCTGAATCTTTCTATCGAACCCACCCACGTAGCAGGATCCAGAGAGTAGCTGACGTTATCCGCAG GTCGACAGCTGTGGTTATTGTAGCATTTGCAACCTCAACAGAGATGAGGATCCTGTTTGAGGAGCTGTCACTTAAACCTTCTCCACCTCGCCAGTGGATAGGCAGTGAGTCCTGGGTAACTAACCAACAAATGCTGAAGTACAGCTTCTGTGCTGGAGCCATTGGATTTGGCACTGAGAAATCTGTCATCCCAGGTCTGAGAGAATTCTTGCTGGATCTCTCTCCCGCTAAAGTGGCTGCCTCTCCATTGCTTACTGAGTTCTGGGAGGATGCGTTCAGCTGCAGGCTGGGAAAAA ATGTAGCCATAGATGGGAGTGTGTATGATGGAACTGAAGACATACAGATGCTACAGAGCCCGTACACCGACACATCTCAGCTCCGAATCACTAACATGGTTTACAAGGCTGTTTATGCAATAGCACACGCCATTCATAATGAAGTGTGTCACGACACAAATTCTACAACTCAGTGTGACAAATTCACCAGGATAGAGTCCAAACAG GTTCTTACTCAGCTGAAGGAAGTTAATTTTTCTAGAAACAGTTATGATGTGTCTTTTGATGCCAACGGGGATCCTGTGGCCAGATATGAGCTGGTTAACTGGCAAAAAAGTGAGAGTGGCagcattgagatggtgacagtaGGGCACTATGATGCATCACTGCCAGAGGGTCAGGAGTTCAGCATCAACAGAAACCTCACCTGGTATGAGGGTGGCACACAG GtgcctgtgtcagtgtgcagtgacagctgtcctCCAGGGACTCGTAAagtgctgcagaaaggaaaaccCATCTGCTGTTATGACTGTATACCATGTCCTGAGGATCAGATTAGCAATGCtacag attcccCTGATTGTTTCCCTTGCCCTAAGGAGTTCTGGCCTAATGAAGACAGAGACACATGTTTCCCTAAGCCTGTAGAGTTTCTTTCCTTTGATGAGGTCCTAGGAATCATCCTGGCTGCTTTCTCAGTTGGTGGTGCCTGTCTTGCCATTATAACAGCGGCTCTGTTCTTTCGTCACAGGACATCCCCGATTGTTagggccaacaactctgagctgagcttcctgctgctcttctccctgaCTCTGTGTTTCTTATGTTCATTAACTTTCATTGGAGCaccctctgattggtcctgCAGGCTGCGCCACACAGCATTTGGGATCACCTTCGTCCTCTGCATCTCGTGTGTTCTTGGAAAAACAATAGTCGTGTTAATGGCCTTTAAAGCTACACTCCCAG aatTGACTCCCGTCAACTGCGTTTCTCACACGCAATGGTCTTTGCCATTGAGGAGattaacaacagcacagagctgctgccaggcATCAAACTCGGTTATCAGATTCATGACTCATGTGGATCAGTGCCCCTGTCGGTACATGTGA
- the LOC119030030 gene encoding extracellular calcium-sensing receptor-like isoform X1: protein MEISAIVIGLVLFLSLCELNSALEVSAGLTEEKTGAGVSTGASSMKCKLQGTTRLPVFSMDGDYTIGGVFSIHTYKHTVMHNYITLPEPQKCTGRIDSRQLRFSHAMVFAIEEINNSTELLPGIKLGYQIHDSCGSVPLSVHVTFQLSNSLDPVIYTGDNCSHSRKVMAIVGESSSTRSISMSRIIGSFNIPQVSHFATCACLSDKQQFPSFFRTIPSDQFQADALAKLIKHFGWTWIGAVRSDSDYGNNGMAKFLDAAQKEGICVEYSESLHRTHPSSRIQRVAEVIRRSTAVVIVAFAASTEMRLLLEELSLQPFPRRQWIGSESWVTDPKLLSFSFCVGAIGFGIEQAVIPGLREFLLDLSPSKVAASPLLTEFWEDAFSCRLGESEKVDQIFKQGAVIDERLCNGTEDIQTLNNPYTDTSQLRITNMVYKAVYAIAHAIHNAVCQDTNSTAQCDKFTRIESKQVLTKLKKVNFSRNGYDVSFDANGDPVARYELVNWQKSESGSIEMVTVGHYDASLPEGREFRINRNLTWLEGSTQVPVSVCSDSCPPGTRKVLQKGKPICCYDCIPCPEGEISNTTDSLDCFPCPKEFWPNAERDTCFLKSVEFLSFDEVLGIILAAISVGGACLAVITAAVFFRYRTSPIVRANNSELSFLLLFSLTLCFLCSLTFIGAPSDWSCMLRHTAFGITFVLCISCVLGKTIVVLMAFRATLPGSNVMKWFGPLQQRMTVVFFTFIQLLICAIWLGLSPPFPMKNMSIYKETIILECALGSAFGFWVVLGYIGLLAVFCFVLAVLARKLPDNFNEAKLITFSMLIFCAVWITFIPAYVSSPGKFTVAVEIFAILASSFGLILCIFAPKCYIILFKPEKNTKKHLMNKN from the exons ATGGAGATTTCAGCTATCGTTATTGGTCTGGTtctgtttctgagtttgtgtgaaTTGAACTCAGCTCTGGAAGTAAGTGCTGGGCTTACAGAAGAAAAGACTGGTGCTGGGGTCAGCACTGGGGCCTCATCTATGAAATGTAAACTCCAGGGTACCACCCGCCTACCTGTATTCTCAATGGATGGTGACTACACTATTGGGGGTGTTTTCTCCATACACacctacaaacacactgtgatgcATAACTACATCACATTGCCTGAGCCGCAAAAGTGCACAGGGAG aatTGACTCCCGTCAACTGCGTTTCTCACACGCAATGGTCTTTGCCATTGAGGAGattaacaacagcacagagctgctgccaggcATCAAACTCGGTTATCAGATTCATGACTCATGTGGATCAGTGCCCCTGTCGGTACATGTGACATTTCAGCTTTCAAACAGCCTGGACCCTGTGATTTACACTGGTGACAACTGCTCGCACTCCCGTAAGGTGATGGCTATCGTTGGTGAGTCTTCATCCACCCGATCCATCAGTATGTCGCGCATCATCGGGTCCTTTAACATTCCTCaa GTGAGTCACTTTGCCACTTGTGCATGCCTGTCTGATAAACAGCAGTTTCCAAGTTTCTTCAGAACAATCCCTAGTGACCAGTTCCAGGCTGATGCGCTGGCCAAgctgataaaacattttggcTGGACTTGGATAGGTGCTGTCCGGTCAGATTCGGACTATGGCAATAATGGCATGGCCAAGTTCCTGGATGCAGCACAGAAGGAGGGGATCTGTGTGGAATACTCTGAATCTTTACATCGGACTCACCCAAGTAGCAGGATCCAGAGAGTAGCTGAAGTTATCCGCAG GTCAACAGCTGTGGTTATTGTGGCATTTGCAGCCTCAACAGAAATGAGGcttctgctggaggagctgtcGCTACAGCCTTTTCCACGTCGCCAGTGGATAGGCAGTGAGTCCTGGGTAACTGACCCAAAATTGCTGAGCttcagtttctgtgtgggaGCCATTGGATTTGGCATTGAGCAAGCTGTCATCCCAGGCCTGAGAGAATTCTTGCTGGATCTTTCTCCCTCTAAAGTGGCTGCCTCTCCATTGCTTACTGAGTTCTGGGAGGATGCGTTCAGCTGCAGGCtgggagaaagtgagaaagttgatcagatttttaaacaAG GTGCAGTCATCGATGAGAGACTGTGTAATGGAACTGAAGACATTCAGACACTCAACAACCCATATACCGACACATCACAGCTCCGAATTACTAACATGGTTTACAAGGCTGTATATGCAATAGCACATGCCATTCATAATGCAGTGTGTCAGGACACAAATTCTACAGCTCAGTGTGACAAATTTACCAGGATAGAGTCCAAACAG GTTCTAACTAAGCTGAAGAAAGTGAATTTTTCCAGAAATGGTTATGATGTGTCTTTTGATGCCAACGGGGATCCTGTGGCCAGATATGAGCTGGTTAACTGGCAAAAAAGTGAGAGTGGTagcattgagatggtgacagtaGGGCACTATGATGCATCACTGCCAGAGGGTCGGGAGTTCCGCATCAACAGAAACCTCACTTGGTTGGAGGGTagcacacag GtgcctgtgtcagtgtgcagtgacagctgtcctccaggaactcgtaaagtgctgcagaaaggaaaaccCATCTGCTGTTACGATTGTATTCCATGTCCTGAAGGAGAGATTAGCAATACTACAG attccCTGGATTGTTTTCCTTGTCCCAAGGAGTTCTGGCCtaatgcagagagagacacttgTTTCCTCAAGTCTGTAGAGTTTCTTTCCTTTGATGAGGTCCTAGGAATCATCCTGGCTGCGATCTCAGTTGGTGGTGCCTGTCTTGCCGTCATAACAGCGGCTGTGTTCTTTCGTTACAGGACATCCCCGATTGTTagggccaacaactctgagctgagcttcctgcttctcttctcCCTGACTCTGTGTTTCTTATGTTCATTGACTTTCATTGGAGCaccctctgattggtcctgcatgctgcgcCACACAGCATTTGGGATCACCTTCGTCCTCTGTATCTCCTGTGTTCTTGGAAAAACAATAGTGGTGTTAATGGCCTTCAGAGCTACACTCCCAGGTAGTAATGTCATGAAATGGTTTGGACCTCTACAGCAAAGGATGACTGTagtatttttcacattcattcaactTTTAATATGTGCTATTTGGTTGGGTCTTAGTCCCCCTTTTCCAATGAAAAACATGAGTATATATAAGGAGACAATCATCTTGGAGTGTGCATTAGGATCAGCTTTTGGGTTCTGGGTTGTGCTTGGGTACATAGGCCTACTGGCtgtcttttgctttgtgttaGCTGTCCTAGCTCGGAAACTACCTGATAATTTTAATGAAGCCAAGCTGATCACCTTCAGCATGTTGATATTCTGTGCAGTGTGGATCACCTTTATCCCAgcatatgtcagctctcctggtAAATTTACTGTGGCAGTGGAGATATTTGCGATTCTGGCCTCCAGTTTTGGACTGATCCTGTGTATATTTGCTCCAAAGTGTTACATTATATTGTTTAAGCCAGAGAAGAACAccaagaaacatttaatgaacaaaaattaA
- the LOC119030030 gene encoding extracellular calcium-sensing receptor-like isoform X3, translating into MEISAIVIGLVLFLSLCELNSALEVSAGLTEEKTGAGVSTGASSMKCKLQGTTRLPVFSMDGDYTIGGVFSIHTYKHTVMHNYITLPEPQKCTGRIDSRQLRFSHAMVFAIEEINNSTELLPGIKLGYQIHDSCGSVPLSVHVTFQLSNSLDPVIYTGDNCSHSRKVMAIVGESSSTRSISMSRIIGSFNIPQVSHFATCACLSDKQQFPSFFRTIPSDQFQADALAKLIKHFGWTWIGAVRSDSDYGNNGMAKFLDAAQKEGICVEYSESLHRTHPSSRIQRVAEVIRRSTAVVIVAFAASTEMRLLLEELSLQPFPRRQWIGSESWVTDPKLLSFSFCVGAIGFGIEQAVIPGLREFLLDLSPSKVAASPLLTEFWEDAFSCRLGESEKVDQIFKQGAVIDERLCNGTEDIQTLNNPYTDTSQLRITNMVYKAVYAIAHAIHNAVCQDTNSTAQCDKFTRIESKQVLTKLKKVNFSRNGYDVSFDANGDPVARYELVNWQKSESGSIEMVTVGHYDASLPEGREFRINRNLTWLEGSTQVPVSVCSDSCPPGTRKVLQKGKPICCYDCIPCPEGEISNTTDSLDCFPCPKEFWPNAERDTCFLKTSPIVRANNSELSFLLLFSLTLCFLCSLTFIGAPSDWSCMLRHTAFGITFVLCISCVLGKTIVVLMAFRATLPGSNVMKWFGPLQQRMTVVFFTFIQLLICAIWLGLSPPFPMKNMSIYKETIILECALGSAFGFWVVLGYIGLLAVFCFVLAVLARKLPDNFNEAKLITFSMLIFCAVWITFIPAYVSSPGKFTVAVEIFAILASSFGLILCIFAPKCYIILFKPEKNTKKHLMNKN; encoded by the exons ATGGAGATTTCAGCTATCGTTATTGGTCTGGTtctgtttctgagtttgtgtgaaTTGAACTCAGCTCTGGAAGTAAGTGCTGGGCTTACAGAAGAAAAGACTGGTGCTGGGGTCAGCACTGGGGCCTCATCTATGAAATGTAAACTCCAGGGTACCACCCGCCTACCTGTATTCTCAATGGATGGTGACTACACTATTGGGGGTGTTTTCTCCATACACacctacaaacacactgtgatgcATAACTACATCACATTGCCTGAGCCGCAAAAGTGCACAGGGAG aatTGACTCCCGTCAACTGCGTTTCTCACACGCAATGGTCTTTGCCATTGAGGAGattaacaacagcacagagctgctgccaggcATCAAACTCGGTTATCAGATTCATGACTCATGTGGATCAGTGCCCCTGTCGGTACATGTGACATTTCAGCTTTCAAACAGCCTGGACCCTGTGATTTACACTGGTGACAACTGCTCGCACTCCCGTAAGGTGATGGCTATCGTTGGTGAGTCTTCATCCACCCGATCCATCAGTATGTCGCGCATCATCGGGTCCTTTAACATTCCTCaa GTGAGTCACTTTGCCACTTGTGCATGCCTGTCTGATAAACAGCAGTTTCCAAGTTTCTTCAGAACAATCCCTAGTGACCAGTTCCAGGCTGATGCGCTGGCCAAgctgataaaacattttggcTGGACTTGGATAGGTGCTGTCCGGTCAGATTCGGACTATGGCAATAATGGCATGGCCAAGTTCCTGGATGCAGCACAGAAGGAGGGGATCTGTGTGGAATACTCTGAATCTTTACATCGGACTCACCCAAGTAGCAGGATCCAGAGAGTAGCTGAAGTTATCCGCAG GTCAACAGCTGTGGTTATTGTGGCATTTGCAGCCTCAACAGAAATGAGGcttctgctggaggagctgtcGCTACAGCCTTTTCCACGTCGCCAGTGGATAGGCAGTGAGTCCTGGGTAACTGACCCAAAATTGCTGAGCttcagtttctgtgtgggaGCCATTGGATTTGGCATTGAGCAAGCTGTCATCCCAGGCCTGAGAGAATTCTTGCTGGATCTTTCTCCCTCTAAAGTGGCTGCCTCTCCATTGCTTACTGAGTTCTGGGAGGATGCGTTCAGCTGCAGGCtgggagaaagtgagaaagttgatcagatttttaaacaAG GTGCAGTCATCGATGAGAGACTGTGTAATGGAACTGAAGACATTCAGACACTCAACAACCCATATACCGACACATCACAGCTCCGAATTACTAACATGGTTTACAAGGCTGTATATGCAATAGCACATGCCATTCATAATGCAGTGTGTCAGGACACAAATTCTACAGCTCAGTGTGACAAATTTACCAGGATAGAGTCCAAACAG GTTCTAACTAAGCTGAAGAAAGTGAATTTTTCCAGAAATGGTTATGATGTGTCTTTTGATGCCAACGGGGATCCTGTGGCCAGATATGAGCTGGTTAACTGGCAAAAAAGTGAGAGTGGTagcattgagatggtgacagtaGGGCACTATGATGCATCACTGCCAGAGGGTCGGGAGTTCCGCATCAACAGAAACCTCACTTGGTTGGAGGGTagcacacag GtgcctgtgtcagtgtgcagtgacagctgtcctccaggaactcgtaaagtgctgcagaaaggaaaaccCATCTGCTGTTACGATTGTATTCCATGTCCTGAAGGAGAGATTAGCAATACTACAG attccCTGGATTGTTTTCCTTGTCCCAAGGAGTTCTGGCCtaatgcagagagagacacttgTTTCCTCAA GACATCCCCGATTGTTagggccaacaactctgagctgagcttcctgcttctcttctcCCTGACTCTGTGTTTCTTATGTTCATTGACTTTCATTGGAGCaccctctgattggtcctgcatgctgcgcCACACAGCATTTGGGATCACCTTCGTCCTCTGTATCTCCTGTGTTCTTGGAAAAACAATAGTGGTGTTAATGGCCTTCAGAGCTACACTCCCAGGTAGTAATGTCATGAAATGGTTTGGACCTCTACAGCAAAGGATGACTGTagtatttttcacattcattcaactTTTAATATGTGCTATTTGGTTGGGTCTTAGTCCCCCTTTTCCAATGAAAAACATGAGTATATATAAGGAGACAATCATCTTGGAGTGTGCATTAGGATCAGCTTTTGGGTTCTGGGTTGTGCTTGGGTACATAGGCCTACTGGCtgtcttttgctttgtgttaGCTGTCCTAGCTCGGAAACTACCTGATAATTTTAATGAAGCCAAGCTGATCACCTTCAGCATGTTGATATTCTGTGCAGTGTGGATCACCTTTATCCCAgcatatgtcagctctcctggtAAATTTACTGTGGCAGTGGAGATATTTGCGATTCTGGCCTCCAGTTTTGGACTGATCCTGTGTATATTTGCTCCAAAGTGTTACATTATATTGTTTAAGCCAGAGAAGAACAccaagaaacatttaatgaacaaaaattaA
- the LOC119030030 gene encoding extracellular calcium-sensing receptor-like isoform X2 produces the protein MEISAIVIGLVLFLSLCELNSALEVSAGLTEEKTGAGVSTGASSMKCKLQGTTRLPVFSMDGDYTIGGVFSIHTYKHTVMHNYITLPEPQKCTGRIDSRQLRFSHAMVFAIEEINNSTELLPGIKLGYQIHDSCGSVPLSVHVTFQLSNSLDPVIYTGDNCSHSRKVMAIVGESSSTRSISMSRIIGSFNIPQVSHFATCACLSDKQQFPSFFRTIPSDQFQADALAKLIKHFGWTWIGAVRSDSDYGNNGMAKFLDAAQKEGICVEYSESLHRTHPSSRIQRVAEVIRRSTAVVIVAFAASTEMRLLLEELSLQPFPRRQWIGSESWVTDPKLLSFSFCVGAIGFGIEQAVIPGLREFLLDLSPSKVAASPLLTEFWEDAFSCRLGESAVIDERLCNGTEDIQTLNNPYTDTSQLRITNMVYKAVYAIAHAIHNAVCQDTNSTAQCDKFTRIESKQVLTKLKKVNFSRNGYDVSFDANGDPVARYELVNWQKSESGSIEMVTVGHYDASLPEGREFRINRNLTWLEGSTQVPVSVCSDSCPPGTRKVLQKGKPICCYDCIPCPEGEISNTTDSLDCFPCPKEFWPNAERDTCFLKSVEFLSFDEVLGIILAAISVGGACLAVITAAVFFRYRTSPIVRANNSELSFLLLFSLTLCFLCSLTFIGAPSDWSCMLRHTAFGITFVLCISCVLGKTIVVLMAFRATLPGSNVMKWFGPLQQRMTVVFFTFIQLLICAIWLGLSPPFPMKNMSIYKETIILECALGSAFGFWVVLGYIGLLAVFCFVLAVLARKLPDNFNEAKLITFSMLIFCAVWITFIPAYVSSPGKFTVAVEIFAILASSFGLILCIFAPKCYIILFKPEKNTKKHLMNKN, from the exons ATGGAGATTTCAGCTATCGTTATTGGTCTGGTtctgtttctgagtttgtgtgaaTTGAACTCAGCTCTGGAAGTAAGTGCTGGGCTTACAGAAGAAAAGACTGGTGCTGGGGTCAGCACTGGGGCCTCATCTATGAAATGTAAACTCCAGGGTACCACCCGCCTACCTGTATTCTCAATGGATGGTGACTACACTATTGGGGGTGTTTTCTCCATACACacctacaaacacactgtgatgcATAACTACATCACATTGCCTGAGCCGCAAAAGTGCACAGGGAG aatTGACTCCCGTCAACTGCGTTTCTCACACGCAATGGTCTTTGCCATTGAGGAGattaacaacagcacagagctgctgccaggcATCAAACTCGGTTATCAGATTCATGACTCATGTGGATCAGTGCCCCTGTCGGTACATGTGACATTTCAGCTTTCAAACAGCCTGGACCCTGTGATTTACACTGGTGACAACTGCTCGCACTCCCGTAAGGTGATGGCTATCGTTGGTGAGTCTTCATCCACCCGATCCATCAGTATGTCGCGCATCATCGGGTCCTTTAACATTCCTCaa GTGAGTCACTTTGCCACTTGTGCATGCCTGTCTGATAAACAGCAGTTTCCAAGTTTCTTCAGAACAATCCCTAGTGACCAGTTCCAGGCTGATGCGCTGGCCAAgctgataaaacattttggcTGGACTTGGATAGGTGCTGTCCGGTCAGATTCGGACTATGGCAATAATGGCATGGCCAAGTTCCTGGATGCAGCACAGAAGGAGGGGATCTGTGTGGAATACTCTGAATCTTTACATCGGACTCACCCAAGTAGCAGGATCCAGAGAGTAGCTGAAGTTATCCGCAG GTCAACAGCTGTGGTTATTGTGGCATTTGCAGCCTCAACAGAAATGAGGcttctgctggaggagctgtcGCTACAGCCTTTTCCACGTCGCCAGTGGATAGGCAGTGAGTCCTGGGTAACTGACCCAAAATTGCTGAGCttcagtttctgtgtgggaGCCATTGGATTTGGCATTGAGCAAGCTGTCATCCCAGGCCTGAGAGAATTCTTGCTGGATCTTTCTCCCTCTAAAGTGGCTGCCTCTCCATTGCTTACTGAGTTCTGGGAGGATGCGTTCAGCTGCAGGCtgggagaaa GTGCAGTCATCGATGAGAGACTGTGTAATGGAACTGAAGACATTCAGACACTCAACAACCCATATACCGACACATCACAGCTCCGAATTACTAACATGGTTTACAAGGCTGTATATGCAATAGCACATGCCATTCATAATGCAGTGTGTCAGGACACAAATTCTACAGCTCAGTGTGACAAATTTACCAGGATAGAGTCCAAACAG GTTCTAACTAAGCTGAAGAAAGTGAATTTTTCCAGAAATGGTTATGATGTGTCTTTTGATGCCAACGGGGATCCTGTGGCCAGATATGAGCTGGTTAACTGGCAAAAAAGTGAGAGTGGTagcattgagatggtgacagtaGGGCACTATGATGCATCACTGCCAGAGGGTCGGGAGTTCCGCATCAACAGAAACCTCACTTGGTTGGAGGGTagcacacag GtgcctgtgtcagtgtgcagtgacagctgtcctccaggaactcgtaaagtgctgcagaaaggaaaaccCATCTGCTGTTACGATTGTATTCCATGTCCTGAAGGAGAGATTAGCAATACTACAG attccCTGGATTGTTTTCCTTGTCCCAAGGAGTTCTGGCCtaatgcagagagagacacttgTTTCCTCAAGTCTGTAGAGTTTCTTTCCTTTGATGAGGTCCTAGGAATCATCCTGGCTGCGATCTCAGTTGGTGGTGCCTGTCTTGCCGTCATAACAGCGGCTGTGTTCTTTCGTTACAGGACATCCCCGATTGTTagggccaacaactctgagctgagcttcctgcttctcttctcCCTGACTCTGTGTTTCTTATGTTCATTGACTTTCATTGGAGCaccctctgattggtcctgcatgctgcgcCACACAGCATTTGGGATCACCTTCGTCCTCTGTATCTCCTGTGTTCTTGGAAAAACAATAGTGGTGTTAATGGCCTTCAGAGCTACACTCCCAGGTAGTAATGTCATGAAATGGTTTGGACCTCTACAGCAAAGGATGACTGTagtatttttcacattcattcaactTTTAATATGTGCTATTTGGTTGGGTCTTAGTCCCCCTTTTCCAATGAAAAACATGAGTATATATAAGGAGACAATCATCTTGGAGTGTGCATTAGGATCAGCTTTTGGGTTCTGGGTTGTGCTTGGGTACATAGGCCTACTGGCtgtcttttgctttgtgttaGCTGTCCTAGCTCGGAAACTACCTGATAATTTTAATGAAGCCAAGCTGATCACCTTCAGCATGTTGATATTCTGTGCAGTGTGGATCACCTTTATCCCAgcatatgtcagctctcctggtAAATTTACTGTGGCAGTGGAGATATTTGCGATTCTGGCCTCCAGTTTTGGACTGATCCTGTGTATATTTGCTCCAAAGTGTTACATTATATTGTTTAAGCCAGAGAAGAACAccaagaaacatttaatgaacaaaaattaA